A single Endozoicomonas sp. NE40 DNA region contains:
- a CDS encoding FAD-binding and (Fe-S)-binding domain-containing protein — MISKLDNKTTSTLYQSFAKAVQSAGFLGDIELGYADRTVLATDNSIYQLLPEGIFYPRSTGDLSLILTQSARPEFQQIVLSPRGGGTGTNGQSLTTGFMVDTSRYMNQVLEINAEERWARVQAGTVKDYLNERVAKEGLFFAPELSTSNRATVGGMVNTDASGQGSVVYGKTRHHVLELTSVLADGTVWTSSAINNDELDQLCQREDSIGRIHQTVRQAHDDHKQQVEDIFPKLNRNLTGYDLANIRNQQDEFNLNAILCGSEGTLAMVSEIKVNLLPIPETSALVLVFYQSFQESLQDARTLMAAKPCSIETIDSRVLGLAKADTIWESVKEFFPQNSEAIDGINFVEFTGHDEDEINDGIARLVTELNKSSEIERSGHQIVMGTANVKKIWAMRKQSVGLLGNMKGDARPIPFVEDVAVPPENLAAFIQQFRALLDKHQLTYGMFGHVDAGVLHVRPAIDMKDPQQAMLVRSISDEVAKLAQSHGGVLWGEHGKGVRSEYSPAFFTDLYPVLQHIKSAFDPHNQLNPGKIATPASQELLKIDGVQTRGELDSTIERKAFEAFTSGMYCNGNGACFNYNPASAMCPTWKATYDRTQSPKGRSGLVREWLRLQSAAGTNIAEEVHKVRQGGPFYNAMDKARNTIDKLRGKEDFSHEVYKALDHCMSCKSCAGQCPIQVNVPDLRSRYFELYHSRYPRPLKHHIAGLLEPMLPALAKIKPVYNFTARSQLANWLTSKTVGLQDLPAITSTSPLNDSCRSGASVATPQLLDSLPEEERLRTVIIVQDAFTSFFETPVLTELVELLVRLGYRPLVTPFQPNGKVLHVYGYLGRFEKIARTNGTELKQLAESGVSLIGIDAAVTLTYRDEYQEVMENNAPEVLLLSEWFAREAENIAALNLGLEGDYILLGHCTETTNVPATPSQWQALYKAFGLKLTYQPTGCCGMAGIYGHETRHQDVSRRVYELSWQDVVEKPENQGKLVATGYSCRSQVKRLSDSRILHPVQMLLHLIKDKY; from the coding sequence GTGATCAGTAAACTGGACAACAAAACAACAAGCACTTTGTATCAGTCATTTGCAAAGGCTGTTCAGTCAGCCGGTTTTCTGGGTGATATCGAGCTGGGATACGCTGATCGCACGGTACTGGCAACAGACAACTCCATTTACCAGTTACTGCCGGAAGGCATTTTTTACCCTCGCTCTACCGGTGATTTGAGCCTTATTCTTACCCAGTCAGCCCGCCCGGAGTTTCAGCAGATTGTTTTATCCCCCAGGGGAGGTGGTACGGGTACTAACGGTCAGTCTTTAACCACCGGTTTTATGGTGGATACCAGTCGCTATATGAATCAGGTGCTGGAAATCAATGCTGAAGAGCGCTGGGCAAGGGTCCAGGCTGGTACGGTAAAAGATTACCTGAACGAACGGGTGGCAAAAGAAGGTCTGTTCTTTGCGCCGGAGCTGTCCACCAGCAACCGCGCCACCGTTGGCGGCATGGTCAACACCGATGCCAGCGGACAGGGTTCGGTGGTGTATGGTAAAACCCGGCACCATGTGCTGGAGCTGACCTCAGTGCTGGCAGACGGCACCGTTTGGACCTCATCAGCCATCAATAATGATGAACTGGACCAGCTGTGTCAGCGTGAAGACAGCATAGGAAGGATTCATCAAACAGTTCGTCAGGCACATGATGACCACAAACAGCAGGTAGAAGACATCTTCCCGAAGCTGAATCGCAACCTGACGGGTTATGACCTGGCCAATATCCGTAATCAGCAGGACGAATTTAACCTGAACGCCATACTCTGTGGTTCCGAAGGCACTCTGGCGATGGTCAGCGAAATCAAGGTTAACCTGCTGCCTATCCCTGAGACCTCTGCCCTGGTGCTGGTCTTTTACCAGAGCTTTCAGGAATCACTGCAGGATGCCCGGACCCTGATGGCAGCAAAACCCTGCTCCATTGAAACCATCGACTCCAGGGTACTGGGGTTAGCCAAAGCCGATACCATCTGGGAAAGTGTTAAGGAATTCTTCCCACAAAACAGTGAAGCTATTGACGGCATTAACTTTGTCGAGTTCACCGGTCACGATGAGGATGAAATAAACGACGGCATAGCCCGCCTGGTCACTGAACTGAATAAAAGCTCCGAAATTGAACGTTCTGGTCATCAGATCGTGATGGGGACTGCTAACGTTAAGAAAATCTGGGCGATGCGCAAACAGTCCGTTGGACTGCTGGGCAATATGAAAGGCGACGCACGCCCGATACCTTTTGTAGAAGATGTTGCCGTACCTCCGGAAAATCTGGCTGCCTTTATTCAACAGTTCAGAGCCCTGCTGGATAAACATCAACTGACGTATGGAATGTTTGGCCATGTCGATGCCGGCGTCCTGCATGTACGGCCTGCTATCGATATGAAAGACCCGCAGCAGGCCATGCTGGTGCGCTCAATCAGCGATGAAGTGGCAAAACTGGCGCAGTCCCATGGTGGCGTACTCTGGGGAGAGCATGGCAAAGGGGTTCGCTCTGAATACTCACCGGCTTTCTTTACCGACCTTTACCCGGTTCTGCAACACATTAAAAGCGCCTTTGACCCACATAACCAGCTGAACCCCGGCAAAATTGCGACGCCTGCCAGTCAGGAGCTGCTGAAGATTGACGGCGTTCAGACCCGGGGGGAACTGGACAGCACCATTGAACGCAAAGCCTTTGAAGCATTCACCAGTGGCATGTATTGCAACGGTAACGGTGCCTGTTTTAACTACAACCCTGCCAGCGCCATGTGTCCGACCTGGAAAGCTACTTACGACAGAACCCAGTCACCTAAAGGCAGGTCCGGCCTGGTCAGGGAGTGGCTGCGTCTGCAAAGCGCGGCAGGTACCAATATTGCCGAAGAAGTTCACAAGGTCAGGCAGGGCGGCCCGTTCTACAACGCCATGGACAAAGCCCGCAACACCATCGACAAACTCAGGGGCAAAGAAGACTTCAGCCATGAAGTGTACAAAGCGCTGGACCATTGCATGAGCTGTAAGTCCTGTGCCGGACAATGCCCGATTCAGGTCAACGTACCTGATCTGCGCTCCCGCTACTTTGAGCTTTACCACAGTCGCTACCCAAGACCTTTGAAACATCATATAGCCGGACTGCTGGAACCCATGCTGCCAGCTCTGGCGAAAATAAAACCGGTTTATAATTTCACTGCCCGGTCACAACTGGCTAACTGGCTGACCAGCAAAACCGTTGGACTTCAGGATCTTCCGGCGATTACCAGCACCTCACCACTGAATGACAGCTGTCGTTCAGGTGCCTCGGTTGCCACACCACAGTTGCTCGACTCCTTACCCGAAGAAGAGCGACTGCGAACAGTGATTATTGTGCAGGATGCCTTTACCAGTTTCTTTGAAACCCCGGTACTGACTGAACTGGTTGAGCTGCTGGTCAGGTTGGGCTATCGCCCCCTGGTAACGCCATTCCAGCCTAATGGCAAAGTACTGCATGTTTATGGTTATCTGGGCCGGTTCGAGAAAATAGCGCGAACGAATGGCACTGAACTGAAACAACTGGCTGAATCCGGCGTCAGCCTGATAGGCATTGATGCTGCCGTTACTCTCACCTATCGCGATGAATATCAGGAAGTGATGGAGAATAACGCACCAGAGGTATTGCTGCTGTCTGAGTGGTTCGCCAGAGAAGCTGAGAACATTGCTGCGCTTAACCTTGGATTGGAAGGGGATTACATTCTGCTGGGGCATTGTACCGAAACCACCAACGTTCCAGCCACTCCCTCACAATGGCAGGCATTGTACAAAGCCTTCGGTCTGAAGCTGACCTACCAGCCAACAGGCTGCTGCGGTATGGCGGGCATTTACGGCCATGAAACCCGCCACCAGGACGTTTCCCGCAGGGTTTATGAACTCAGCTGGCAGGACGTAGTCGAAAAGCCTGAAA